A single genomic interval of Legionella israelensis harbors:
- a CDS encoding bifunctional GNAT family N-acetyltransferase/carbon-nitrogen hydrolase family protein, producing the protein MQKSTNKNPKIIVRNAKPKDIGAIRELVGLVYPSEMENYPPDALRGHMNHYPQGQFVVEYENKIVGYCATFKISGEIALKPHTWDEITGHGFASRHDPQGDYIYGMEVCVHPDYRGLRIGNRLYTARKRLCQAEGLKGVVFGGRLPGYRRHHKKYPRAEDYLQAVIEKQIRDPVISFQLRNQFEPIAVLKNYLPQDKASMGYAAHLLWINNDIASKPDTTKKGIITRGRMVDRVRLSLVQYMQRRVHSFDEFARYVEYFVDVVADYYADFVLFPEMLTLQLLSIENEPLKPEKAILKLTEYQESFIELMSSLAVKYNINIIGGSHPTKLKDGVYNISYIFLRDGQIHEQSKIHPTPNERYWWNIRGGNELKTIATDCGPIAVLICYDCEFPELARHAINQGAKIIFVPFCTDERQSYMRVRYCAQARAVENQCYIVMAGNVGNLPGVLNMDIQYAQSAIFTPCDFPFARDGIAADTTPNVEMVSFADLSLHTLEATRSQGTVLNLKDRRHDLYSVKWKTK; encoded by the coding sequence ATGCAGAAATCTACAAATAAAAACCCCAAGATCATTGTACGCAATGCCAAGCCTAAAGATATTGGCGCCATCCGTGAGCTAGTAGGTCTTGTCTATCCCAGTGAGATGGAAAACTATCCGCCTGATGCCTTGCGTGGCCATATGAACCATTATCCGCAAGGACAATTTGTCGTGGAATATGAAAATAAAATTGTGGGCTATTGTGCTACCTTTAAAATCAGTGGAGAGATTGCTCTTAAACCTCATACCTGGGATGAAATCACCGGCCATGGTTTTGCCTCACGCCATGATCCGCAAGGCGATTATATCTATGGAATGGAAGTTTGTGTGCATCCGGATTATCGAGGATTACGTATCGGTAACCGTCTGTACACAGCAAGAAAACGTTTGTGTCAGGCTGAAGGTCTGAAAGGTGTCGTTTTTGGTGGACGACTGCCGGGTTATCGTCGCCACCATAAAAAATATCCCAGAGCCGAAGATTATCTTCAAGCCGTTATCGAAAAACAAATCAGGGATCCTGTGATTTCTTTTCAGCTACGCAATCAGTTTGAACCTATTGCAGTATTAAAAAATTACTTGCCGCAAGATAAAGCTTCTATGGGTTACGCAGCCCACCTTTTATGGATTAACAATGACATTGCTTCCAAGCCCGACACGACTAAAAAAGGAATCATTACTCGTGGGCGAATGGTGGACAGAGTTCGTTTAAGCCTTGTGCAATACATGCAAAGACGTGTGCACTCTTTTGATGAATTTGCCCGTTACGTGGAATATTTTGTCGATGTGGTAGCAGATTATTACGCTGATTTTGTTCTCTTTCCCGAGATGCTGACCCTACAGTTGTTATCTATTGAGAATGAGCCTTTAAAGCCAGAGAAAGCCATATTAAAGCTTACCGAGTATCAAGAGTCCTTCATCGAGCTGATGTCTTCTCTGGCGGTCAAATACAATATCAACATCATCGGAGGTTCACACCCTACAAAATTGAAAGATGGTGTTTATAACATAAGCTATATTTTTCTTCGTGATGGTCAAATTCATGAGCAAAGTAAAATTCATCCGACCCCCAATGAGCGATACTGGTGGAATATTCGGGGAGGGAATGAATTAAAAACCATTGCTACAGATTGCGGACCCATTGCTGTTTTGATTTGTTATGATTGTGAATTTCCAGAACTTGCCCGCCATGCGATTAATCAAGGAGCCAAAATCATTTTTGTTCCATTTTGTACCGATGAGCGACAAAGCTACATGCGGGTTCGCTATTGTGCTCAGGCTCGAGCGGTTGAAAATCAATGCTATATTGTCATGGCCGGCAACGTGGGCAATCTTCCAGGAGTATTGAACATGGATATTCAATATGCCCAAAGCGCTATCTTTACTCCTTGTGATTTCCCTTTTGCCAGAGATGGAATAGCAGCCGATACCACACCCAATGTGGAAATGGTTTCTTTTGCCGATCTCAGCCTTCATACCTTGGAAGCCACGCGCAGTCAGGGAACGGTGCTGAATTTAAAAGATCGCCGCCATGATTTATATTCAGTGAAATGGAAAACAAAATAA